The DNA sequence GCGGACCGTGCCCTCGGGGTGGTCCGCGGCTACGCGGCGCGCGACGCCGTCGCGGTGACCGGGGCCCTGGCCCGTGCCGGTGAGGCCGAACAGCGGCAGACGTACGCCGTGCTCGGCGGCCTGCTGCGGTCCACCCTCGCCATCGTCCAGCTGACGGACCGGGAGCTGCGGACCCGGGAAGTGGTGCGCCTCGCCGACGAGGTCGCCGCCGTCGCCCCGGCCGACCACGAGTTCACCGTGACGGAGGCGGTCCGCGCCTGGGCCCGCGGCGACCGGGAAGGGCTCCGGAGCGCCCACGCCGACGATCCGCTCGGCGACATCCACGTGACCGCCGTCCTCACCGTGCTCCTCGGCCTGACGCTCTGGGGCCGCGAGGCCTTCCTGGACGTCCTGACGGCCTACGAACACGTCGCGCGGACCCTGCCCGTGCCGCCCGAGGGCTGACCGTCCCTCTCCCGAACGCTCGCCGGCTGCGTCGTCGATGCCCGTCCCTGGCGGAGCCGGCGAGCACTCCTGTCGTCGGGAACCGGCCATCATCCTGCCGGAGTGGAACCCTCAACCACGTTCCCGCGTACCGGAGTTGACGGACCGTCGGTACCACAAGAACCCCGTCGGCCCCAGGCGTTGACGTCCCTCACCCTGCCTCGCACGTCACATCCACCACTCGGGCACCAGCGGGTCCGCGCGGCCTGGCGGAACTCACTCCTCCTCTTGATGTTCCGTCCGGTGTGCGCTCCATGGGTCCCGCCACGGCGCTTTTCAGTCAGCGACTCCGCCATCTTGTAGGCCGCTCCGAGGGCTGGCTACGATCCCGCTCTCGTTTCACTATCTGCACATCTCTACACAGGTGCTTCATGAATGTGAGGGGGTTGCGTGGAGCCATCGACGGACGCGGGCACACCGGACCGCCAGGGTGATGTGGCGTCGCGGCCCCTCTCCGCCCGCGACTTCCGCCTCTTCTGGTGGGCCAACGCCGCCGACGCGCTCGGCACCCAGGCGTCCGGCGTCGTCCTGCCGCTGCTGCTCCTCGCGCTCGGCCACTCCGCGCAGACGGCGGGACTCGTCGCAGGGCTCTCACTGGCCGCCGGGATCCTGCTCGGCCCGCTCGCCGCGATCCCCGCCGACCGGGGCGCCCGCAAGACGATCATGTTCTGGTCCGCCGCCGTCTCCGCCCTCGCCATGGGCTCCGTCGCCCTGGCCCTCGCGCTCGGGCGGCTCACGCTCGCGCACCTCCTCGGCGCCGTCCTGGTCGAGCGGTTCGCCACCGCCTGCCACGAGGCGGCCTCGCGCGGCACCGTCGCCCTGGTCTGCCCGCCCGACGAGCAGCCCCGCGCGGTCGCCCGGCTCGCCGCCGCCGACCAGGGCGCGCTGATCCTCGGCCCGGCGCTCGGCGGCGCCGCCTACCAGCTCTCGCGCGCCCTGCCCTTCCTGGCCGACGCCGTCTCGTACGCCGTCGCCGCCGGCTGCGTTCGCGGGATGCGCACCGACCTGAAGGCCCCGGCGGAGCCGTCGGGAGACGGCCTGCTCCGCGAGGCCGCGGCGGGCCTCCGCCTGGTACGGCGGCAGCCGCTGCTCCGCCTCGTCCTGGTCTGGATCGCCCTCGTCAACGGCGTCGCCGTCGCGCTCTACTACGCCGCCGTCTTCGCCCTCGAGCGCTCCGGCAC is a window from the Streptomyces spectabilis genome containing:
- a CDS encoding MFS transporter; protein product: MEPSTDAGTPDRQGDVASRPLSARDFRLFWWANAADALGTQASGVVLPLLLLALGHSAQTAGLVAGLSLAAGILLGPLAAIPADRGARKTIMFWSAAVSALAMGSVALALALGRLTLAHLLGAVLVERFATACHEAASRGTVALVCPPDEQPRAVARLAAADQGALILGPALGGAAYQLSRALPFLADAVSYAVAAGCVRGMRTDLKAPAEPSGDGLLREAAAGLRLVRRQPLLRLVLVWIALVNGVAVALYYAAVFALERSGTGALSLGVVLAVSGGAGLAGSLAAPKVAVRFGAARLVTAVTWLLVPLTAALATASGPWAYGLLLGAVCLLVPLAAVVLQARVLLVAEPAVQARVGAVLGTASGGAAALAPVLAGVFADRVDTAAPALGCAVLTALLAVHTTRRAALTEAAA